GCCGACGATTTCCGATGCAAATATGATCACCGGGATTATCGCAACGACCGAAAGGCCAAATGCAGTGAGGATCGACTGGCCCAGTACCTGGTTGGCGTCGGCCTCTTGGCGTGCCCCGATGTGCCGCGCCACGAGGGCCAGAGTGCCCGTCCCCACGGCGGTCATGGCGACACTGACGGCAGACAGAATCTGCGCCCCGATTCCGACGGCGGCCACGGCGGCCGCGCCGAGCCGACCTACCATGAGCGTGTCGATCAGACCGACCAGTGACTCGAGCAGGAAGGTTAAGATGACTGGCCAGGAGAGCGCCCAAATGGTTCGGACGAGGGCCGAGCGCTGCTGCCGTACGCCGGTAGCGGCCTCGACAGTCCGCATATATACAGGCGGATCACCCTCCATAAACCGCGCCACGTCATCGAATTCGGTGGTGGAAGTCAAGGAACATTCTCTCACTGTGGAATTCTCGCGCTCCTTTGAAGGGCGACGACACGCACGGCCTGCTGGTTCCATCGCCGCGGGCTCCGAGTATGATGCGCCGATCCCGGCCCGATAGGAGTGACAAGCATGCACGCCGAACCGCAGCCTGAGACGAACATGTCACTGCCGGTCCATCTGGTCGTGGTTCCCCATACGCACTGGGATCGTGAGTGGTACCAACCGTTCCAACAATTCCGCAGCCGGCTGGTGCGCATGATCGACCGCCTGCTGGAGACGCTGGAAGGCCAACCCGACTTCACGCACTTCCATCTCGATGGCCAGACGATCGTGCTCGAGGATTATCTCGACATTCGGCCACGGAATCGCGCCCGCTTGCGTCGGCTGATTCGCACGGGCCGGATTGCGGTCGGGCCGTGGTACGTGCTGCCGGACGAATTTCTGGTGACCGGCGAGTCGCTCATCCGCAATTTGCAGATCGGCCATCGCCTAGCGGCGCAGTTCGGTGCGCCGTTGAAAGTCGGTTACCTGCCCGATCAGTTCGGGCACATCGCCCAGATGCCGCAGATCCTGGCCGGATGCGGAATTGATTGCGCCGTGGTGTGGCGTGGCGTCGGAGCGGACATCACCCGCACCCTGTTCACCTGGGAAGCACCCGACGGCACCAGCGTCTTCACCGTTTACCTGCCGCATTCCGGCTACTCCAACGGGCGCAGCCTGCCGGAGGCTGCCGGCGAGATGCGCGAGCGTCTGGCCGCCATCGTGGCGGAACAGGCGCCGTATCGCCGGGTGCCATCGCTGCTCGTGATGAACGGGACCGATCACCAGGAGGCGCAGGCGACGTTACCCGAGCTGCTGGCCGTGGCCACGCGCGGGCGTGAAGGGCTGAGCTGCGAGATTGCATCGCTGAGCAGCTTCATCGAGCGTGCACGCGCCGAGCACGGTGAGCTACAGGCCCATCGGGGCGAGCTACGCAGCCCCCTGCGTGCCCACCTGCTTCCCGGCGTCACGTCCATGCGCGTGCGGCAGAAGCAGCGCGACTTTTACAACGTCAGCCGCTTGGAGCGCTACGCCGAGCCGCTTGCCACCTGGGCCGACCTGACGGCGCAGCAGCCCTGTAATGTCCGGCTCACCGATTTCACCGATTGGGCGTGGAACATGGCGGTGCAAAATCATCCGCACGACAGCATCTGCGGCTGCTCGATCGATGTCGTGCATCGCGATATGGAATACCGCTTCGATCAAGTCGAAATGGTGGGCGAGCAGGTAACGCGGCAGGCGCTCG
The Candidatus Binatia bacterium genome window above contains:
- a CDS encoding MATE family efflux transporter — protein: MTSTTEFDDVARFMEGDPPVYMRTVEAATGVRQQRSALVRTIWALSWPVILTFLLESLVGLIDTLMVGRLGAAAVAAVGIGAQILSAVSVAMTAVGTGTLALVARHIGARQEADANQVLGQSILTAFGLSVVAIIPVIIFASEIVG